A section of the Styela clava chromosome 9, kaStyClav1.hap1.2, whole genome shotgun sequence genome encodes:
- the LOC144427210 gene encoding serine/threonine-protein kinase/endoribonuclease IRE1-like — MDENNESEDSEDTIKLSDSILLFRDKKISNHGDVYEGKISSATYGTRPIAIKFVQYNKQSVEEAKILYRLNPHTHVVSVIHSDEYQQGPMKYMYIAMDKCNQDNLRGFVENRKKAEIPFDPELALDFAKQLFAGILYIHDKLVVHKDLKPDNVFLSLDQEVVKIGDFGISEVIESKTQTIYTRKGLGTDGYRPPESFVPGFPTSQKTDIYSLAVIVYYVWSDGKHPFGDERDLWNHLMKNHKNLDLGGLLVPEKEVAKDLLEWMLQFVPRKRPMINEVLSHKYMAPPNVKGLLFRDLQEESAPGESQTSIKDKLLLPHFKNGTFKSDLPTKKKTKSHSSQVATSISKLVNNFHFAKYLEAKEKNRKAALNSKSKKGLFQHSLY, encoded by the exons ATGGATGAAAATAATGAATCTGAAGATAGTGAAG ATACGATCAAACTCTCCGATTCTATTTTGCTGTTTCgagataaaaaaatttcgaacCATGGTGACGTTTATGAAGGAAAAATATCGAGTGCAACTTATGGAACTCGTccgattgcaataaaatttgttcaatacaACAAACAAAGTGTGGAAGAGGCAAAAATTCTTTACCGACTGAACCCTCACACTCATGTAGTCTCTGTGATTCATTCAGATGAATACCAACAAGGTCCAATGAAATATATGTACATTGCAATGGACAAATGTAACCAAGACAACTTGAGAGGttttgtggaaaatcgaaagaaaGCCGAAATCCCATTCGATCCTGAACTTGCACTTGATTTTGCAAAACAGTTATTTGCTGGAATTTTATACATTCATGATAAACTTGTGGTACACAAAGATCTTAAGCCTGATAATGTGTTCTTATCCTTGGATCAAGAGGTTGTCAAAATTGGTGATTTTGGCATAAGTGAAGTCATAGAGTCAAAGACTCAAACAATTTACACCAGGAAAGGTCTCGGTACTGACGGTTACAGACCCCCTGAATCATTTGTGCCTGGATTTCCAACTTCTCAAAAAACAGACATATATTCACTGGCTGTCATTGTTTACTATGTATGGAGTGACGGTAAACATCCCTTTGGAGACGAAAGGGATCTATGGAATCATTTaatgaaaaaccataaaaaccTGGACCTGGGTGGACTTTTAGTTCCAGAAAAAGAAGTTGCAAAAGATTTACTGGAATGGATGCTGCAGTTTGTTCCTCGTAAACGTCCAATGATAAACGAGGTTCTCTCTCATAAGTACATGGCTCCACCGAATGTAAAAG GTTTACTATTCCGAGATCTACAGGAAGAATCTGCACCTGGCGAGTCTCAAACAAGCATCAAAGACAAACTTTTGCTTccacattttaaaaatggaacTTTCAAATCAGATTTGccaacaaaaaagaaaactaaaag TCATTCTTCACAAGTTGCAACATCAATATCAAAGCTTGTTAACAATTTCCACTTTGCAAAATATCTTGAAGCcaaagaaaaaaatagaaaggcAGCTCTGAACTCAAAAAGTAAGAAAGGTTTATTTCAACATTCCTTGTATTGA
- the LOC144427233 gene encoding serine/threonine-protein kinase Nek5-like, whose product MESLGEATKHGIEESGDEPPDKIRCTESSLRSTDSIQLSDSILLFRDKKISNHGDVYEGEISSTTYGTRPIAIKFVQYNKQSVEEAKILYRLNPHTHVVSVIHSDEYQQGPMKYMYIAMDKCNQDNLRGFVENRKKADIPFDPELALNFAKQLFAGILYIHDKLVVHKDLKADNVFLSLDQKVVKIGDFGISEVIESKTQTVYTRKGLGTDGYRPPESFVPGFPTSQKTDIYSLAVIVYYIWSDGKHPFGDERDLWNHFMKIHKNLDLDGLLVPEAEVAKDLLEWMLQFVPRKRPMINEVLSHKYMAPPNVKGLLFRDLQEEFAPGRSQTSIHDEFLLPHFKNGTFKSDLPTKKKTKSLPS is encoded by the exons ATGGAAAGCCTTGGTGAAGCAACAAAGCATGGAATCGAGGAAAGCGGCGATGAACCACCAGATAAGATCAGATGTACGGAAAGCAGCTTAAGGAGTACAG ATTCGATTCAACTCTCCGATTCTATTTTGCTGTTTCgagataaaaaaatttcgaacCATGGTGATGTATATGAAGGAGAAATATCGAGTACAACTTATGGAACTCGTCCGATTGCgataaaatttgttcaatacaACAAACAAAGTGTGGAAGAGGCAAAAATTCTTTACCGACTGAACCCTCACACTCATGTAGTCTCTGTGATTCATTCAGATGAATACCAACAAGGTCCAATGAAATATATGTACATTGCAATGGACAAATGTAACCAAGACAACTTGAGAGGttttgtggaaaatcgaaagaaaGCCGATATCCCATTCGATCCTGAACTTGCACTTAATTTTGCAAAACAGTTATTTGCTGGAATTTTATACATCCATGATAAACTTGTGGTGCACAAAGATCTTAAGGCcgacaatgtatttttatccctGGATCAAAAAGTTGTCAAAATTGGTGATTTTGGCATAAGTGAAGTCATCGAGTCAAAGACACAAACAGTTTACACCCGAAAAGGTCTCGGTACTGACGGTTACAGACCCCCTGAATCATTTGTGCCTGGATTTCCAACTTCTCAAAAAACAGACATATATTCACTGGCTGTCATTGTTTACTATATATGGAGTGACGGTAAACATCCCTTTGGTGACGAAAGGGATCTATGGAATCATTTCATGAAAATCCATAAAAACCTGGACCTAGATGGACTTTTGGTTCCAGAAGCAGAAGTTGCAAAAGATTTACTGGAATGGATGCTGCAGTTTGTTCCTCGTAAACGTCCAATGATAAACGAGGTTCTCTCTCATAAATACATGGCTCCACCGAATGTAAAAG GTTTACTATTCCGAGATCTACAAGAAGAATTTGCACCTGGCAGGTCTCAAACAAGCATCCATGACGAATTTTTGCTTccacattttaaaaatggaacTTTCAAATCAGATTTGccaacaaaaaagaaaactaaaag TCTTCCCTCATAA
- the LOC144427212 gene encoding serine/threonine-protein kinase Nek5-like, with product MEENEEPAAEDGEESINLSESILMFRNKKISNHGDVYERQISSATYGTRPIAIKFVQYNKQSVEEAKILLLLNPHTHVVSVIHSDEYQQGPMKYMYIAMDKCNQDNLRGFMENRKKAKIPFDPELALDFAKQLFAGILYIHDKLVVHKDLKPDNVFLSPDQKVVKIGDFGISEVIESKTQTVYTRKGLGTDGYRPPESFVPGFPTSQKTDIYSLAVIVYYVWSDGKHPFGDENDLWNHFMKNHKNLNLDGLLVPEAEVAKDLLEWMLQFVPRKRPMINEVLSHKYMAPLNVKGLLFRDLQEESAPGKSQTSVKDKLLLPHFKNGTFKSDLPTKKKTKSHSSQVATSLSKLVNNFHFAKYLEAKEKNRKAALNSKNRVQLTDDILWYKDNVVHKELGFTVYEGQRKLPNSVTEPLAIWVYSSWTEVHLHKLEALQQVPPHPNVISIIASGRLRETSGFFVATERCQFQTLDDYYEERKKNKISFDPRLALVHAKQIHDQLHAELLVVGLHHRASFL from the exons ATGGAGGAAAACGAAGAACCTGCAGCCGAAGATGGTGAAG AATCGATCAATCTATCCGAATCTATTTTAATGTTTCGGAACAAGAAAATTTCAAACCATGGTGACGTATATGAAAGACAAATATCGAGTGCAACTTATGGAACTCGCccgattgcaataaaatttgtCCAATACAACAAACAAAGTGTGGAAGAGGCAAAAATTCTTCTCTTACTGAACCCTCACACTCATGTAGTCTCTGTGATTCATTCAGATGAATACCAACAAGGTCCAATGAAATATATGTACATTGCAATGGACAAATGTAACCAAGATAACTTGAGAGGTTTTATGGAAAATCGAAAGAAAGCCAAAATCCCATTTGATCCTGAACTTGCGCTTGATTTTGCAAAACAGTTATTTGCTGGAATTTTATACATCCATGATAAACTTGTGGTGCACAAAGACCTCAAGCCTgataatgtatttttatcccCGGATCAAAAAGTTGTCAAAATTGGTGATTTTGGCATAAGTGAAGTCATCGAGTCCAAGACACAAACAGTTTACACCAGAAAAGGTCTCGGTACTGACGGTTACAGACCCCCTGAATCATTTGTGCCTGGATTTCCAACTTCCCAAAAAACAGACATATATTCACTGGCTGTCATTGTTTACTATGTATGGAGTGACGGTAAACATCCCTTTGGCGATGAAAATGATCTATGGAATCATTTcatgaaaaaccataaaaaccTGAACCTGGATGGACTTTTGGTTCCAGAAGCAGAAGTTGCAAAAGATTTACTGGAATGGATGCTGCAGTTTGTTCCTCGTAAACGTCCAATGATAAACGAGGTTCTCTCTCATAAATATATGGCTCCACTGAATGTAAAAG GTTTACTATTCCGAGATCTACAGGAAGAATCTGCACCTGGCAAGTCTCAAACAAGCGTCAAAGACAAACTTTTGCTTccacattttaaaaatggaacTTTCAAATCAGATTTGccaacaaaaaagaaaactaaAAG TCATTCTTCACAAGTTGCAACTTCATTATCAAAGCTTGTTAATAATTTCCACTTTGCAAAATATCTTGAAGCCAAAGAAAAGAATAGAAAGGCAGCTCTGAACTCAAAAA ATCGCGTACAACTCACTGATGACATCTTGTGGTATAAAGACAATGTGGTTCATAAAGAATTGGGTTTCACAGTTTACGAAGGTCAGCGGAAACTTCCAAATTCAGTTACAGAACCTTTAGCAATATGGGTGTATTCTTCGTGGACTGAAGTCCATCTTCACAAACTAGAAGCTCTTCAGCAAGTTCCACCTCATCCAAACGTAATCTCTATTATTGCTAGTGGTCGTTTGAGAGAAACAAGTGGATTTTTTGTTGCTACTGAAAGATGCCAGTTCCAAACTCTCGATGATTATTATGAAGAgagaaagaaaaacaaaatttcttttGATCCTAGACTTGCTCTCGTACATGCAAAACA AATTCATGATCAACTACATGCTGAATTGTTAGTCGTTGGTCTTCATCATCGTGCATCATTCTTGTGA